The following are from one region of the Rhodopirellula sp. P2 genome:
- a CDS encoding FAD-dependent oxidoreductase — translation MVYGATPAGIAAAVAAGKSGRSVLLVEPTNRIGGLVTSGLSHTDFHSLESLSGAFLDFANRVETHYAETHGPESQHVQDSYHGTFGEPKVNLAVFHALLDEQPGVELIRQHVLTTLSLKESKPRNRIESATLVDPQGNTRTVRGSVFVDGSYEGDLMAMAGVPWRAGREGRDEHGESLAPETADDQLQAYNFRFIMTQDETNRVTPVAPPGYRREEFVGVLDAIESDKIQRVFDYPSKCIFKAHQPVLPGGKYDINDVSRGLVRLSLPGKNLGWPDGTPEERQAIYAEHLRDQVGLLYFLQNDLEVPPEFREEAKQWGWCRDEFLDTDHLPPQLYVREARRMQGVHVYTQADSEYAAEGTRAKFHPDSIAMADYGNNCHGTHHEGPRFGGKHSGEFYNPVPPYQIPYGVLLPKEVNNLLVPGAVSSSHVGFCALRLEPVWMSLGQAAGHAAALAVQRDRPVQQVDISELQHHLHADGSATIYASDVLPNSPDFVAVQWWGAAGGLLKLYPEGTPRKPRGKRLHGQYSEAAPWHAVELDKTLDPELEQRWRALAASIGVPLAILPKANGTTTRGDFIHAAATAARE, via the coding sequence GTGGTGTACGGTGCCACACCTGCCGGCATTGCAGCAGCGGTGGCGGCCGGCAAATCGGGTCGATCCGTCCTGTTGGTCGAACCCACCAACCGCATCGGTGGCCTGGTCACCAGTGGATTGTCCCACACCGACTTCCACTCTCTGGAAAGCCTCAGCGGGGCGTTTCTTGATTTCGCGAATCGCGTAGAGACCCACTATGCCGAAACCCACGGCCCCGAATCGCAGCACGTTCAAGATTCTTACCACGGCACGTTTGGCGAACCCAAAGTCAACCTCGCTGTGTTCCATGCGTTGCTGGACGAACAACCCGGCGTCGAACTGATCCGACAACATGTGCTCACGACGCTGAGTCTGAAGGAATCGAAACCGCGAAACCGGATCGAATCAGCGACCTTGGTCGATCCTCAAGGCAACACGCGGACCGTTCGCGGCAGCGTCTTTGTCGACGGCAGCTACGAAGGCGATTTGATGGCGATGGCGGGAGTCCCCTGGCGCGCCGGCCGCGAGGGTCGCGATGAACACGGGGAATCACTAGCGCCAGAAACCGCGGACGATCAACTGCAAGCCTACAACTTTCGCTTCATCATGACCCAAGACGAAACCAACCGGGTGACTCCGGTTGCTCCGCCTGGTTACCGACGCGAAGAATTTGTGGGCGTGCTGGATGCAATTGAGTCGGACAAAATCCAACGTGTGTTCGACTATCCGAGCAAGTGCATTTTCAAGGCTCATCAGCCCGTGCTACCGGGCGGCAAGTACGACATCAACGATGTCTCGCGAGGCTTGGTGCGATTGTCATTGCCAGGCAAAAACCTTGGTTGGCCAGACGGCACACCTGAAGAACGCCAAGCGATCTATGCCGAGCATCTGAGAGACCAAGTCGGCCTGCTGTATTTTCTGCAGAACGACTTGGAAGTTCCCCCTGAGTTTCGCGAAGAAGCCAAACAATGGGGATGGTGCCGGGACGAATTCCTGGACACCGATCATCTGCCACCACAACTGTATGTGCGTGAAGCCCGCCGCATGCAGGGCGTCCACGTTTACACTCAGGCGGACAGCGAGTACGCGGCGGAAGGCACTCGGGCGAAGTTTCATCCCGACTCGATTGCCATGGCGGACTATGGAAACAACTGCCACGGAACCCACCACGAAGGTCCGCGATTCGGCGGCAAACACAGCGGTGAGTTCTACAACCCGGTGCCGCCGTATCAGATTCCCTATGGAGTCTTGCTACCCAAGGAGGTCAACAATTTGTTGGTGCCGGGGGCCGTGTCGTCATCACACGTCGGCTTCTGCGCGTTGCGTTTGGAGCCGGTTTGGATGTCGTTGGGACAAGCCGCCGGACATGCAGCGGCTCTGGCCGTGCAGCGCGACCGCCCCGTGCAACAGGTCGATATCTCGGAACTGCAGCACCACCTTCACGCGGACGGTTCTGCCACGATCTATGCCAGCGATGTCTTGCCGAACTCGCCTGACTTTGTCGCCGTCCAGTGGTGGGGCGCCGCTGGTGGATTGCTGAAACTTTATCCGGAGGGCACACCACGAAAACCACGTGGGAAGAGACTGCACGGGCAGTACAGCGAGGCCGCTCCGTGGCACGCAGTCGAACTGGACAAAACGCTGGACCCCGAACTGGAACAACGCTGGCGTGCGTTGGCTGCGTCGATCGGCGTGCCACTCGCCATTCTACCAAAGGCAAATGGCACCACCACGCGAGGCGATTTCATCCACGCCGCGGCAACGGCCGCACGTGAATAA
- a CDS encoding BNR-4 repeat-containing protein, giving the protein MPTMLIALASLFWADFASAEEPVTLNQKADGYRGIWYMNQPSGDEYVYKYSGGLGTYCAKHKPFAIHCEQVNKTFFCFGGATAGDSRKLLHMVSYFDHETNTVPRPTILLDKQTDDAHDNPVISIDDEGHIWIFSTSHGQSRPSYIHRSKRPFDINEFELVEATRADGDDRTPITNFSYMQMWHSGNGFQAFFTRYNYPAARTICFMNSPDGREWSSWQKLAAIGQGHYQVSGVGASKAGSTFNYHPQGKGLNWRTNLYYIETADNGDTWTTVDGKELTLPLKDVHNQALIHDYETEGLNVYLKDLRYDTNDRPVLLYITSKGYESGPKNDPRTWMLARWTGSEWERSPITTSDNNYDMGELWMLADDDWRVIGPTESGPQPYNPGGEVAMWKSVDQGATWTKLRQMTNGSEMNHTYVRRALDAHPDFFAIWADGHGRKPSHSHLYFSNAAGDVFQLPRNMTSETAQPTRVELK; this is encoded by the coding sequence ATGCCCACCATGCTGATCGCACTGGCTTCGCTCTTTTGGGCTGACTTTGCCAGTGCCGAAGAACCGGTGACCTTGAACCAGAAAGCCGATGGCTATCGAGGCATTTGGTACATGAACCAGCCCTCGGGAGATGAATACGTTTACAAGTACAGCGGCGGGCTGGGGACCTACTGCGCCAAACACAAACCGTTTGCGATCCACTGCGAACAAGTCAACAAGACATTCTTCTGCTTCGGAGGCGCAACGGCGGGCGACAGTCGCAAATTGCTTCACATGGTTTCTTACTTCGACCACGAAACCAACACCGTGCCGCGTCCCACGATCCTACTGGACAAGCAAACCGACGACGCGCATGACAACCCCGTGATTTCCATCGACGACGAAGGTCACATTTGGATCTTCTCAACCTCCCACGGACAATCGCGACCTTCCTACATCCACCGCAGCAAACGCCCCTTCGACATCAACGAATTCGAATTGGTGGAGGCAACCCGCGCCGACGGAGACGACCGCACACCAATCACCAACTTTTCCTACATGCAGATGTGGCACTCGGGCAACGGCTTCCAAGCGTTCTTCACTCGCTACAACTACCCTGCCGCTCGCACGATTTGCTTCATGAACAGTCCCGACGGTCGCGAGTGGAGCTCGTGGCAAAAACTGGCGGCAATTGGGCAAGGGCACTACCAAGTCAGTGGCGTCGGCGCCTCCAAAGCGGGTTCGACGTTCAACTATCACCCGCAAGGCAAAGGCCTCAATTGGCGAACCAACCTGTACTACATCGAGACAGCCGACAACGGCGACACGTGGACGACGGTCGACGGCAAAGAACTGACGCTGCCCCTCAAGGATGTTCACAACCAGGCTTTGATCCACGACTACGAAACGGAAGGTCTGAACGTGTACCTGAAAGACCTTCGCTACGACACGAACGATCGACCAGTGCTGCTGTACATCACCAGCAAGGGTTACGAGTCCGGGCCGAAGAACGATCCTCGCACGTGGATGCTGGCACGCTGGACCGGTAGCGAATGGGAGCGTTCGCCGATCACCACCTCGGACAACAACTACGACATGGGAGAACTTTGGATGTTGGCCGATGATGATTGGCGCGTGATTGGCCCGACCGAATCCGGTCCTCAACCTTACAACCCTGGCGGCGAAGTGGCGATGTGGAAGAGCGTCGATCAAGGAGCGACGTGGACCAAGTTGCGGCAAATGACAAATGGCAGCGAGATGAACCACACCTACGTACGCCGAGCCCTCGACGCACATCCTGACTTCTTCGCCATCTGGGCCGATGGCCACGGACGAAAACCGTCGCACTCCCACCTGTACTTTTCCAACGCGGCGGGTGACGTGTTCCAACTCCCACGGAACATGACGTCCGAAACAGCTCAGCCAACACGTGTTGAGCTGAAGTAA
- a CDS encoding addiction module protein, which yields MTQYQDILANATQLPIDDRLRLIDDLASSVPDDHPPRLSPEWLAEIDRRSNEIDAGTVETESWSTIRARLFDKHGVRDAG from the coding sequence ATGACCCAATACCAAGACATTCTTGCAAACGCTACGCAACTGCCGATCGACGACCGTCTTCGACTGATCGACGACTTGGCCTCGTCGGTTCCCGACGACCATCCACCACGTCTTTCACCTGAGTGGCTTGCTGAGATCGACCGCCGCAGCAATGAGATTGACGCTGGAACTGTCGAAACTGAAAGCTGGTCAACGATTCGCGCCCGATTGTTTGACAAACACGGTGTCCGCGATGCAGGTTGA
- a CDS encoding protein-tyrosine phosphatase family protein, which translates to MFDAGITAVVDVAFEESPAQLPRQLLYLRFPLNDGGGNERSTLRLAVQSLVDLLHTDTRTIVACSAGMSRSPTIAAYALACHLDIAPELALERIADIKSLEIKGELWSDVAGIFPSVRRPTWFLR; encoded by the coding sequence TTGTTCGACGCGGGCATCACTGCGGTTGTTGACGTCGCGTTCGAGGAGTCGCCCGCTCAACTTCCACGGCAATTACTCTACCTCCGCTTCCCGCTCAACGACGGCGGCGGCAATGAACGATCTACCCTTCGTTTGGCGGTTCAATCGCTCGTTGATCTGCTGCACACCGATACTCGTACAATCGTCGCCTGTTCCGCTGGCATGTCTCGTTCGCCAACGATTGCCGCGTATGCGCTCGCGTGTCATCTCGACATCGCACCAGAACTCGCCCTCGAGCGCATCGCCGACATCAAGTCACTGGAAATCAAGGGCGAACTTTGGTCTGATGTGGCTGGCATTTTCCCCAGCGTACGGCGGCCAACATGGTTTTTACGTTAG
- a CDS encoding tyrosine-type recombinase/integrase: MTVPRDWPTLQAVRLPKSNTLPMVLVPERCWQLIDATVASHLQVIFRAMYSCGLRGVDVRHLRPQDVDADRMMLRVCTTKGHRQREVPLPQATLDAFRAHWATHRNPNWLLPATQRNTPASKADQPISARTIQRGFTKVTESLGWQDSGLTPHTLRHSYATAMLDAGVNLKVLQGYLGHKNLQATEVYLHLTRLGDERGRQIVAQIMNGDVAEQGLSRKAFQWS; encoded by the coding sequence GTGACCGTTCCTCGCGACTGGCCCACTCTGCAAGCAGTCCGCTTACCCAAGTCCAACACGCTCCCAATGGTCTTGGTACCCGAGCGATGCTGGCAACTCATTGACGCCACCGTGGCGTCCCATCTGCAAGTCATCTTTCGAGCCATGTACTCCTGCGGACTCCGTGGCGTCGACGTTCGCCACTTGAGACCCCAAGACGTGGACGCCGATCGAATGATGCTCCGCGTTTGCACCACCAAAGGACACCGGCAACGCGAAGTCCCACTGCCTCAAGCTACCCTCGATGCGTTTCGTGCTCACTGGGCAACCCATCGCAATCCAAACTGGTTGCTTCCGGCGACGCAGAGAAACACTCCGGCGTCGAAGGCTGACCAACCCATCAGTGCCAGGACGATCCAGCGTGGGTTCACGAAAGTCACCGAGTCGCTGGGCTGGCAAGACTCCGGATTGACTCCGCACACACTGAGGCATTCCTACGCCACCGCGATGCTGGACGCCGGAGTCAACCTCAAGGTTCTGCAAGGCTACCTCGGACACAAGAACTTGCAAGCAACCGAGGTCTACCTCCACCTGACACGCCTGGGTGACGAAAGAGGCAGGCAGATCGTCGCTCAGATCATGAACGGGGACGTCGCCGAGCAAGGCCTTTCACGAAAGGCGTTTCAATGGTCTTGA
- a CDS encoding IS91 family transposase, which produces MVLKRYGDQYIAKHGTRMTAQQKKVLYAAMMSAAAQALQQAATNPRHVGVNETGFTSVLHTWGRDLVYHPHVHVVVPAGGIDAGGVWQSSRASVFVPEQILERLFRGKLKDKLRSESFFDSIPDDVWKGRFVVDSEAVGSGEFAVAYLAPYVMRGAVANRRVTQCDESTSLEEANLTLQVKRSGTRQYKPMQMRVEEFIRRWLQHVLPAGFHRVRHDGFVNARSKRSLEEVRWLVAVSLERQYELACSQQIVMAEPVAMQCPSCGAPMINLGYTPATTTLPQPARAPP; this is translated from the coding sequence ATGGTCTTGAAACGCTATGGCGACCAGTACATCGCGAAGCATGGAACACGAATGACCGCCCAACAGAAGAAGGTCCTGTACGCCGCCATGATGAGTGCGGCAGCTCAGGCACTTCAGCAAGCAGCGACCAACCCGCGACATGTCGGTGTGAACGAAACGGGATTCACCAGCGTGCTGCACACGTGGGGACGTGACCTGGTTTACCACCCGCACGTTCACGTCGTGGTTCCCGCCGGCGGCATCGACGCTGGCGGCGTTTGGCAAAGCAGTCGCGCCAGTGTGTTCGTGCCCGAGCAGATTCTGGAGAGGTTGTTTCGCGGAAAGCTGAAAGACAAACTGCGATCCGAATCGTTCTTTGATTCGATCCCCGATGATGTCTGGAAGGGACGCTTCGTCGTCGACAGCGAAGCGGTCGGCAGCGGCGAATTCGCGGTCGCGTACTTGGCCCCCTACGTGATGCGAGGTGCGGTGGCCAATCGACGCGTCACGCAGTGCGACGAATCGACTTCGCTCGAAGAAGCCAACTTGACGCTGCAAGTCAAACGCAGCGGAACGCGTCAGTACAAGCCGATGCAGATGCGTGTGGAAGAGTTCATTCGCCGTTGGCTCCAGCACGTGTTGCCGGCTGGCTTTCATCGTGTACGTCACGACGGATTCGTCAACGCGCGCAGCAAGCGATCCCTCGAGGAGGTTCGCTGGTTGGTCGCTGTCTCACTGGAGCGTCAGTACGAACTGGCTTGCAGCCAGCAGATCGTGATGGCGGAACCGGTCGCGATGCAATGCCCCAGCTGCGGCGCCCCGATGATCAACCTGGGCTACACCCCTGCCACGACAACTTTGCCGCAACCAGCCAGAGCGCCGCCATGA
- a CDS encoding general secretion pathway protein GspE: MSSHQLITGSEAAAELVPASVAYDNHIVPLRILAGTLIVAAASPLSTETQQRLHFILNRNVRGVIRTAEWIAVRLHELYDDQPELDDADVGVTWYWPNWHWYDGDQLNVKCSGWEGSSHWSGCAEFPPDHPDHDMWRWIVSVRQYRRLVDAKEVPSIRRIWSRYVARCRPTWFLR; the protein is encoded by the coding sequence ATGAGTAGTCACCAACTCATCACTGGAAGCGAAGCCGCAGCGGAACTGGTTCCCGCTTCGGTCGCGTACGATAATCACATCGTTCCGCTACGCATTCTCGCAGGCACCCTCATCGTAGCGGCGGCATCGCCGCTCTCCACCGAAACGCAACAACGCCTACACTTCATCCTCAACCGCAACGTTCGTGGCGTGATTCGGACAGCCGAATGGATCGCCGTTCGACTCCACGAACTATACGATGATCAACCTGAACTCGATGATGCCGACGTTGGCGTGACTTGGTACTGGCCCAACTGGCATTGGTACGATGGTGACCAGCTCAACGTCAAATGCTCTGGTTGGGAAGGCTCGTCACATTGGTCTGGTTGCGCTGAATTCCCGCCCGATCACCCCGACCACGACATGTGGCGTTGGATCGTCTCTGTCCGCCAGTATCGCCGGCTGGTTGACGCGAAAGAGGTGCCGAGTATCCGCCGAATCTGGAGCCGGTACGTAGCGCGGTGCCGCCCAACATGGTTTTTACGCTAG
- a CDS encoding SMI1/KNR4 family protein — MSNHSGIHAKLRDHFAPTTEAELAKLEKHIGHSLPNDYRDFLLKTNGGVFHDYVVIGDAGVKDVSAVNAGQEWADLKWNFDVTRDWIPSNLLPVASAPGGDVFAMKLDMPDAGRIYFLYHDMENDFGDLPTVAQSFTDFLNGIILDPEAMEEDKSDDPAFDLIDRDDIAGLRQQLDNGLNVDHRGELNKTLLMHAAWKCRLEIMKLLIERGASIDAADDDGHRPIFFAVFTHSPDALKMIVSHGGNPGDFNSDGQSVLMRAVDNPSYRCVEELLRLGADVNYKSPDGETALSVCWEEDVKPLLLQAGAK, encoded by the coding sequence ATGTCGAACCACTCTGGAATACACGCGAAACTTCGCGATCACTTCGCACCAACCACCGAGGCCGAGTTGGCCAAACTCGAAAAGCACATCGGCCATTCACTTCCGAACGACTATCGTGATTTCTTGCTCAAAACGAATGGGGGCGTTTTCCACGATTACGTCGTAATCGGCGACGCCGGAGTCAAGGACGTCTCGGCGGTCAACGCGGGGCAAGAATGGGCGGACCTAAAGTGGAATTTTGACGTAACGAGAGATTGGATTCCATCCAATCTACTTCCCGTAGCGTCCGCTCCGGGCGGCGACGTTTTCGCAATGAAGCTGGATATGCCAGATGCTGGCCGTATCTACTTCCTCTACCATGACATGGAAAACGACTTCGGTGACCTCCCAACCGTTGCCCAGTCATTTACTGATTTCCTAAACGGGATCATCCTCGATCCAGAGGCGATGGAGGAAGACAAGTCGGATGACCCAGCGTTCGATCTAATTGACCGGGACGACATTGCTGGCTTACGCCAGCAACTTGACAACGGCCTCAACGTTGACCATCGCGGTGAGCTAAACAAGACACTCTTGATGCATGCTGCATGGAAATGTCGACTTGAGATCATGAAACTCCTGATCGAACGAGGTGCGTCGATTGATGCAGCGGATGATGATGGTCACCGTCCGATTTTCTTTGCTGTTTTCACGCATTCCCCAGACGCGCTTAAGATGATCGTCTCACACGGGGGAAACCCCGGCGATTTTAATTCGGACGGCCAGTCAGTTCTGATGCGCGCCGTCGACAATCCGTCATACCGCTGTGTGGAGGAACTTTTGCGGCTGGGGGCTGACGTAAACTACAAATCACCGGATGGTGAAACTGCGCTTTCCGTTTGTTGGGAAGAGGATGTCAAACCGCTACTACTTCAAGCCGGTGCGAAGTAG
- a CDS encoding tyrosine-type recombinase/integrase, protein MMEAARTLRDKLLLTVLYATGLRVAEVARLQWSDFDFDRQQIRVQLGKGKKDRYVMLADDLLPLMRQLWRHTKGVGYLFPSEGRRVDRHLSPRTIQRAVKQARILSGIGKAVTPHSFRHSFATHLIESGTDIRFIQKLLGHTNLETTSLYTNVARMKATAVASPLDRLRDEPGSSSESSGRQPKPRPSVGRMRLELDPNPDSNGAYAVTLGVWKDGQLLPLPGMRATMPRQDWVSLQIPLQDIWEPTLRCLPAAQRERLESPEFFSQVQREVAKRILRIRDAEPSQAIKT, encoded by the coding sequence ATGATGGAGGCCGCTCGCACGTTGCGTGACAAACTGCTTCTCACCGTGCTGTATGCAACCGGTTTGCGAGTCGCGGAGGTCGCCCGTTTGCAGTGGTCGGATTTTGATTTCGATCGCCAACAAATCCGAGTTCAACTTGGCAAAGGCAAAAAGGATCGCTACGTCATGCTGGCCGACGATCTGTTGCCGCTGATGAGGCAGTTGTGGCGGCACACCAAAGGAGTTGGCTACCTGTTTCCTTCCGAAGGCAGGCGTGTCGACCGGCATCTTTCTCCGAGGACGATCCAACGTGCGGTCAAGCAGGCTCGGATTCTGTCGGGAATTGGCAAGGCGGTCACGCCGCACAGTTTCCGCCACAGCTTTGCCACGCATCTGATCGAATCCGGTACCGACATTCGGTTCATTCAAAAGCTGCTCGGGCACACCAATTTGGAAACCACCTCGCTGTACACCAACGTCGCACGAATGAAAGCGACGGCGGTTGCCAGCCCACTGGATCGGTTGAGGGACGAACCCGGTTCGTCGTCGGAGTCTTCCGGTCGGCAACCGAAGCCTCGGCCTTCCGTGGGCCGGATGCGGCTTGAGCTGGATCCGAATCCCGATTCAAACGGCGCGTATGCGGTGACGTTGGGCGTCTGGAAGGATGGTCAATTGCTTCCCCTGCCGGGAATGCGAGCGACGATGCCGCGCCAAGATTGGGTTTCTTTGCAAATCCCACTGCAAGACATCTGGGAACCGACGCTGCGTTGTCTCCCCGCGGCACAACGAGAGCGATTGGAGTCGCCCGAGTTCTTCTCGCAGGTGCAGCGAGAGGTTGCCAAGCGAATCCTGCGAATCAGAGACGCGGAACCTTCTCAGGCGATCAAAACCTAG